Proteins co-encoded in one Malus sylvestris chromosome 7, drMalSylv7.2, whole genome shotgun sequence genomic window:
- the LOC126629376 gene encoding zinc finger protein ZAT12-like produces the protein MNMKRSIADVRELDHGLTMANCLMLLSRGINNNDYQYDSFSVSPSRVFECKTCNRQFPSFQALGGHRASHKKPRLTGPSGDGNSNSSDQSLSQGSPPKTKTHECNICGLEFAIGQALGGHMRRHRAALSSSNTTSNIHDRYSSSMSQNPQPAQVFQVLKKTNSGRRAMCLDLNLTPLENDLEILQLGKAAPLVGFF, from the coding sequence ATGAACATGAAGAGAAGCATCGCAGATGTGAGAGAGCTTGATCACGGCCTAACCATGGCCAACTGTTTGATGCTACTGTCCCGTGGCATCAACAACAACGATTATCAATATGACTCCTTCTCCGTCTCCCCTAGCCGGGTTTTCGAGTGCAAGACCTGTAACCGCCAGTTCCCTTCGTTCCAAGCGCTCGGAGGTCATCGAGCCAGCCACAAGAAGCCCAGGTTAACCGGACCATCAGGAGATGGAAACAGCAATAGTTCTGACCAGAGCCTGTCACAGGGGTCACCACCAAAGACCAAGACACACGAGTGCAACATATGTGGCCTAGAGTTTGCTATAGGGCAGGCTTTGGGTGGTCACATGAGGAGGCACAGGGCAGCCTTGAGCAGTAGTAATACTACTAGCAATATTCATGATCGATATTCGAGTTCGATGAGTCAGAATCCTCAGCCTGCGCAAGTATTTCAAGTTTTGAAGAAGACGAATAGCGGTAGGAGAGCTATGTGTTTGGATCTGAACTTGACGCCATTAGAGAATGACTTGGAGATTCTTCAGCTAGGGAAAGCAGCTCCACTTGTTGGGTTtttctaa
- the LOC126629370 gene encoding pentatricopeptide repeat-containing protein At2g39620 produces the protein MIVKHGVRTRPYHALAPAASEIPSLPSTTNKNYRQHHSLLSQCESLKSLLQIHAHLIVSGFQQDHSTLTNLINSYSSFKKCGSALSVFCSAQNPSVILWNSMIRAYTRANKYKEARKMYNSMVEQGVEPDKYTFNFVLIACTAALDFEDGVLVHREVARKRLDSDVFIGTSLIDMYCKMGDLESAREVFDRLPKRDVVACNALIAGLSQSEDPCEALGFFRKMQTWGLRPNLVSLVNLVPAVSRLADIDSCRCIHGYLFRRDFSSVVSNGLIDMYSKCGDLDAAHQVFDMMQGRDDVLWGTMMAGYASNGCFVEVLELFEWMKGENTKMNKVSIISALLAATEMRDLEKGNVIHFCASEQELDADVSVATSIMTMYAKCGEIEKAKQIFEGLGKGDIVSWAALLSACVQSGYPEAALSLFRDEQNEILKPGGITLISVLLACAELSCLKLGMSIHCYALKANIASDISFGTALVSMYAKCGFFTSALTLFNRMPCKDVVTWNALINAYTQLGDACHAIDMFCELWSSGIMPDAGTMMGIISACSILTDLDQGTCIHGQIIKNGCEHDVAVKNALIGMYCKCGNIHSAQRLFNRTRFMKDVVSWNVMISGYVQAGYAREAISAFHQMKLENFQPNLVTFVSILPAVAYLAALREGMAFHSCIIQMGFLSNTLVGNSLINMYAKCGQLNYSEKCFIEMEHKDKVSWNAMLAAYAVHGQGVDAVALFSLMQESSVQVDSVSFISVLSACRHAGLVQEGRSIFQVMHEKHRLEPELEHYACMVDLLGRAGLFNETLNLINTMPMEPDAGVWGALLGACRVHSNVKLGEIALSHLVKLEPRNAANYIVLSDIHAHSARWGDSGKTRSMMSDSGLKRTPGCSWVEVENRVRSFLVGDYNY, from the coding sequence ATGATCGTGAAACATGGAGTTCGAACCAGACCATACCATGCACTCGCACCAGCAGCTTCCGAAATTCCTTCCTTGCCATCGACCACCAACAAGAATTACCGGCAGCACCACAGCCTCCTCTCTCAATGCGAAAGCTTGAAGTCTCTGCTGCAAATCCACGCCCACCTGATAGTCTCAGGCTTCCAGCAAGACCATTCGACACTGACCAATCTCATAAATTCCTACTCTTCGTTCAAAAAATGCGGTTCTGCGCTCTCGGTTTTTTGTTCTGCGCAAAACCCAAGTGTGATTTTGTGGAACTCCATGATTCGAGCTTATACGAGAGCAAACAAGTACAAGGAAGCTCGAAAAATGTACAATTCGATGGTGGAACAAGGCGTAGAGCCGGATAAGTATACCTTCAACTTTGTTTTGATAGCTTGTACTGCTGCTTTGGATTTCGAAGATGGTGTCTTGGTGCACCGTGAAGTTGCTCGGAAGCGGCTGGACTCTGATGTGTTTATAGGGACCAGTCTCATTGACATGTACTGTAAAATGGGTGACTTAGAGAGTGCGCGAGAGGTGTTTGATAGATTGCCTAAGAGAGATGTTGTAGCTTGTAATGCTTTGATTGCGGGTTTATCGCAAAGTGAGGATCCTTGTGAGGCATTGGGGTTTTTCCGGAAGATGCAGACATGGGGGCTGAGACCGAACTTGGTAAGCTTGGTCAATTTGGTTCCAGCAGTCTCTCGGTTGGCGGATATTGATTCTTGTAGGTGTATTCATGGTTATCTGTTCAGGAGGGATTTTAGTTCGGTGGTTTCTAATGGTTTGATTGATATGTACTCCAAGTGTGGAGATTTAGATGCTGCTCACCAGGTTTTTGACATGATGCAGGGCCGGGATGATGTTTTGTGGGGGACAATGATGGCAGGGTATGCGAGTAATGGATGTTTTGTTGAGGTTTTGGAGTTATTTGAGTGGATGAAAGGAGAGAATACTAAGAtgaataaggtttcaatcataAGTGCTCTTTTGGCTGCAACTGAGATGAGAGATTTAGAGAAGGGGAACGTGATCCATTTTTGTGCCTCAGAACAAGAACTCGATGCTGATGTTTCGGTTGCTACTTCTATAATGACCATGTATGCAAAATGCGGAGAGATAGAGAAGGCTAAACAAATTTTTGAGGGACTAGGGAAAGGAGATATAGTTTCTTGGGCTGCACTTTTATCTGCTTGCGTCCAATCTGGTTATCCTGAAGCAGCATTGTCTCTCTTTCGAGATGAGCAGAATGAAATTTTGAAACCAGGTGGAATAACACTGATAAGTGTCCTCTTGGCATGTGCAGAATTATCATGTCTGAAGTTAGGTATGAGCATACATTGCTACGCCCTTAAGGCAAACATTGCTTCTGATATTTCTTTTGGAACAGCCCTAGTCTCCATGTATGCCAAATGTGGATTTTTTACTTCTGCATTAACTCTATTCAATAGAATGCCATGCAAAGATGTTGTGACATGGAATGCTTTGATAAATGCATACACCCAACTTGGAGACGCCTGCCATGCTATAGATATGTTTTGTGAATTATGGTCGTCTGGAATAATGCCTGATGCAGGAACCATGATGGGCATTATCTCCGCTTGTAGCATACTAACTGACCTAGATCAAGGTACCTGTATTCATGGACAAATTATAAAGAATGGGTGTGAGCATGATGTTGCTGTAAAAAATGCTCTTATTGGCATGTATTGCAAATGCGGTAACATACACTCAGCTCAACGTCTGTTTAACAGAACCAGATTTATGAAGGATGTGGTATCATGGAATGTAATGATTTCCGGATATGTGCAGGCTGGATATGCCAGGGAAGCTATATCTGCTTTTCACCAGATGAAATTGGAGAACTTTCAGCCTAATTTAGTCACATTTGTTAGTATCCTTCCGGCAGTAGCATATCTGGCAGCCCTAAGAGAGGGAATGGCTTTTCATTCTTGCATTATCCAAATGGGGTTTCTGTCCAACACACTTGTGGGAAATAGTCTTATCAATATGTATGCTAAATGTGGACAGCTCAATTATTCAGAGAAATGCTTTATTGAGATGGAGCACAAGGACAAAGTTTCATGGAATGCAATGCTTGCAGCATATGCAGTGCACGGGCAAGGAGTTGACGCAGTTGCACTTTTCTCACTGATGCAAGAGAGTTCTGTCCAAGTTGATTCTGTGTCATTCATCAGTGTTCTGTCCGCTTGCAGACATGCGGGTCTGGTACAAGAAGGAAGGAGTATTTTTCAGGTCATGCATGAAAAGCATCGTCTTGAACCAGAGTTGGAACATTATGCGTGCATGGTAGATCTTTTAGGTCGTGCTGGTTTATTCAATGAAactttaaacttaattaatacaATGCCAATGGAGCCGGATGCTGGAGTCTGGGGAGCGTTATTAGGTGCGTGTAGGGTGCATTCTAATGTGAAGTTAGGAGAAATTGCATTGAGTCATCTTGTTAAGCTTGAGCCTAGAAATGCGGCGAATTACATAGTTTTATCTGATATACATGCTCATTCTGCTAGATGGGGTGATTCTGGCAAGACAAGATCAATGATGAGTGACTCGGGGTTGAAGAGAACACCGGGATGTAGTTGGGTAGAGGTTGAAAACAGGGTCCGGTCTTTTCTGGTGGGTGACTACAACTACTAG
- the LOC126629367 gene encoding elongator complex protein 1-like — protein sequence MNNLKLYSEVSLNLHLQSEEELILFSAFDIEQNRLFFASSANNIYATHLSSIQNERAWSKTSISAQVNQIELDPEDFITSFSYLMEKEALLVGTGNGLLLLHSVDDNASQVVGGVDGGVKCVAPSPDGDLLAITTGSGQVLVMTQDWDLLYETALEDLPEDGNHVCEQQLSSKFTFESPISWRGDGKYFVTLGEVQDSTSLVKRLKIWERHSGAVHAVSESKSFMGSVVDWMPSGAKIAAVYDRKTENECPSIVFFERNGLERNLFSINEQTNATIEFLKWNCSSDLLAAVVRCENYDCVKVWYFSNNHWYLKSEVRYPRQDGVRFVWNPTKSLQLLCWTLGGQITSYDFIWNSAVMDVSTALVIDDSKILVTPFSLYLMPPPMYLFSLKFPSAVRDFAFYSKNSKNCVAAFLSDGSLCVVELPATDTWEELEGKEFSVEASISESPFGSFLHMTWLDPHKILAVSHYGFSHSNYLSRTTSSADGAGFYLQEIELVCSENHAPGSVTCSGWHAKVSSQSSLEEMIISIAPNPARKGSAFVQFDGGKVCEYVPKFGIPRGVPKQDWSFSSTCPSMSVVLVGNSGPLEPLIFGLDESCRLHVNGKIICNNCNSFSLYSNLDDQVITHLVLATKQDCLFIADITDILHREVEIKFEKSIQAGNKKREDHGDSINIWDRGAKVVGVLHGDEAAVILQTTRGNLESIYPRKLVLASICNALVQRRFRDALLMVRRHRIDFNIIVDYCSWQVFLQSASEFVKQVNNLNYITEFVCAINNENTTETLYKNFISLPFPKEAKDDSKGFDSNNKISSVLLAIRRALEEHSQEVPARELCILTTLARSDPPALDEALERIKVIREMELSGSNDQRRMLYPSAEEALKHLLWLSDSESVYEAALGLYDLNLAAMVALNSQRDPKEFLPFLQELESMPVTLMRYNIDLRLHRFEKALKHIVSAGDTCYADSLNLMKKNPHLFPLGLQLIADPAKKKQVLEAWGDHLSGEKCFDDAAATYLCCSSLEKALKSYHVCGNWSKVLTVAGLLKLGEDEIMQMAHELCEELQALGKPREAAKIALEYCGDINNGTNLLISARDWEEALRVAFMHNRQDLVSDVKNASLECASLLVGEYEEGLEKVGKYLARYLALRQRRLLLAAKIQSEERSMIDLDDDTASEASSNFSGMSAYTTGTRFSSGTSARSSAASKARDARRQRKRGKIRPGSPGEELALADHLKGMSLTTGALQELKSLLLSLVMLGEVETARKLQRAVENLQLSHMAAVKLTEDTISSDIIDERTQTLDHYTQTIRSEVQNSEAFFWRCKVFHSP from the exons ATGAATAATCTGAAGCTCTACTCGGAGGTCTCTCTGAATCTCCACTTACAATCCGAAGAGGAGCTCATACTCTTCTCCGCATTCGACATTGAGCAGAATCGCTTGTTCTTCGCTTCCTCCGCCAATAACATCTACGCCACTCACCTCTCCTCCATCCAG AATGAAAGGGCGTGGAGCAAAACCTCGATATCGGCGCAAGTTAATCAAATCGAATTGGATCCCGAGGACTTCATCACTTCATTTAGTTACCTCATGGAGAAAGAGGCGCTCTTGGTGGGAACTGGCAATGGGCTTCTGCTGCTGCATTCTGTGGATGATAATGCCTCCCAAGTTGTTGGCGGAGTGGATGGCGGTGTTAAGTGCGTTGCGCCTAGTCCGGATGGTGACCTTCTTGCCATAACCACTGGGTCTGGGCAGGTGCTGGTTATGACTCAGGATTGGGATTTGTTGTACGAGACTGCGCTGGAGGATCTACCGGAAGATGGCAACCACGTAT GTGAACAGCAATTATCTTCTAAGTTCACATTTGAAAGCCCTATTTCCTGGCGAGGTGATGGGAAGTACTTTGTCACACTAGGTGAGGTGCAGGATTCAACATCCTTGGTTAAGAGGCTTAAAATTTGGGAGCGACATTCAGGAGCAGTACATGCTGTTTCTGAATCAAAGTCGTTCATGGGATCAGTTGTGGACTGGATGCCCAGTGGAGCAAAAATTGCAGCTGTTTATGATAGGAAAACAGAAAATGAGTGCCCCTCAATAGTTTTCTTTGAGAGAAATGGGTTAGAAAGAAACTTGTTTAGCATCAATGAGCAAACAAATGCAACCATAGAATTTCTCAAGTGGAATTGCAGTTCAGATCTTCTTGCTGCTGTTGTCAGATGTGAAAACTATGACTGTGTCAAGGTTTGGTATTTCAGTAACAACCACTGGTACTTAAAATCTGAAGTTAGATACCCAAGACAGGATGGTGTGAGGTTTGTCTGGAATCCAACAAAGTCACTGCAGTTATTATGTTGGACTCTTGGTGGCCAGATTACATCATACGACTTCATATGGAATTCAGCTGTGATGGATGTCTCAACTGCGCTAGTAATTGATGACTCCAAGATACTTGTAACCCCTTTTTCTTTATACCTAATGCCACCACCCATGTACTTATTCAGCCTTAAATTCCCCAGTGCTGTCCGAGACTTCGCTTTCTATTCCAAGAATTCTAAGAACTGTGTGGCTGCTTTTCTATCAGATGGTTCTTTATGTGTCGTTGAGCTTCCTGCCACTGATACTTGGGAAGAATTAGAAGGCAAAGAGTTTTCTGTTGAAGCATCCATTTCTGAATCACCATTTGGTTCTTTTTTGCATATGACATGGTTGGACCCACATAAAATTCTTGCTGTTTCTCACTATGGGTTCAGTCATAGTAATTATTTATCTCGAACTACATCAAGTGCGGATGGTGCTGGCTTTTATTTGCAGGAAATTGAGCTTGTATGTTCTGAGAATCATGCCCCTGGTTCAGTGACATGCTCAGGCTGGCATGCAAAAGTTTCCAGCCAAAGCTCTCTGGAAGAGATGATTATATCAATTGCTCCTAATCCTGCTAGAAAAGGTTCAGCATTTGTCCAATTTGATGGTGGAAAGGTTTGCGAGTATGTCCCCAAGTTCGGCATTCCTAGAGGAGTTCCAAAACAGGATTGGAGTTTCTCATCAACTTGCCCTTCTATGAGTGTGGTTCTAGTTGGAAACAGTGGGCCATTGGAACCTTTAATTTTTGGCCTTGATGAGAGCTGTAGGCTGCACGTCAATGGGAAGATAATATGCAACAACTGCAACAGTTTCTCTTTGTACTCAAATTTGGATGACCAAGTGATCACGCATTTAGTTTTGGCAACTAAGCAGGATTGTCTTTTTATTGCTGACATCACAGATATATTGCATAGAGAGGTGGAAATAAAATTCGAGAAATCCATCCAAGCTGGTAACAAGAAACGAGAAGATCATGGAGACTCCATAAACATATGGGATAGAGGTGCAAAAGTTGTTGGAGTTCTGCATGGAGATGAAGCTGCTGTTATTTTGCAAACAACTCGGGGGAACCTAGAATCCATTTATCCAAGAAAATTGGTCCTGGCTTCTATTTGCAATGCATTGGTACAGAGGCGTTTCAGAGATGCACTTCTCATGGTGAGGCGGCATAGGATAGATTTCAATATTATTGTTGACTATTGTAGTTGGCAAGTGTTTCTCCAATCAGCTTCAGAATTTGTCAAGCAGGTTAATAATTTGAACTACATAACTGAGTTTGTTTGTGCTATAAACAATGAAAACACTACAGAGACACTGtataaaaattttatttctcTACCCTTCCCGAAAGAAGCTAAAGATGACTCCAAGGGTTTTGATTCTAATAACAAGATATCTTCTGTGCTTCTGGCCATAAGGAGAGCTCTTGAGGAACATTCGCAGGAAGTTCCTGCAAGGGAGCTTTGCATTTTAACCACTCTAGCTCGTAGCGACCCCCCTGCACTTGATGAGGCTTTGGAGAGAATAAAAGTTATCCGTGAAATGGAATTGTCAGGTTCCAATGACCAAAGGAGAATGTTGTACCCCTCTGCTGAAGAGGCTTTGAAGCATCTCCTTTGGTTATCTGATTCTGAGTCTGTTTATGAAGCTGCTTTAGGCCTTTACGATTTGAACCTTGCAGCTATGGTGGCATTGAACTCTCAGCGGGACCCTAAAGAATTCCTTCCTTTTCTTCAGGAATTGGAATCTATGCCAGTTACTTTGATGCGTTATAACATTGACCTTAGGCTGCACAGGTTTGAGAAAGCTCTCAAGCACATTGTTTCTGCGGGAGACACTTGTTATGCAGATTCTCTGAACCTGATGAAGAAAAATCCTCATCTTTTCCCCTTGGGACTTCAATTGATTGCTGATCCTGCCAAGAAGAAGCAAGTCCTCGAGGCCTGGGGAGACCATCTTAGTGGTGAAAAATGCTTCGATGATGCTGCCGCCACTTATTTGTGCTGTTCCAGTTTGGAAAAGGCTTTGAAGTCATACCATGTTTGTGGTAATTGGAGTAAGGTGCTTACAGTTGCTGGGCTTCTAAAACTGGGTGAAGATGAGATTATGCAAATGGCTCATGAGCTTTGTGAAGAACTTCAAGCACTTGGTAAACCAAGGGAAGCAGCCAAAATTGCTCTGGAGTACTGTGGTGACATTAACAATGGGACAAATTTGTTGATTAGTGCAAGGGACTGGGAGGAAGCATTGAGAGTCGCTTTTATGCACAATAGACAGGATTTAGTCTctgatgtgaagaatgcatcCTTGGAATGTGCAAGCTTGCTTGTTGGTGAATATGAGGAAGGTTTGGAGAAAGTAGGGAAGTACTTGGCTCGCTACTTGGCTTTAAGACAAAGAAGGTTACTTCTGGCAGCAAAAATCCAGTCAGAGGAACGGTCAATGATTGATCTTGATGATGATACTGCTTCAGAAGCTAGCAGTAATTTCAGTGGAATGAGTGCTTACACCACAGG GACCAGGTTCAGCTCTGGTACATCTGCCCGATCAAGTGCAGCTAGCAAGGCAAGAGACGCCAGGCGCCAGAGAAAAAGAGGGAAAATCCGTCCCGGAAG TCCTGGTGAGGAACTGGCtctggctgaccacttgaagggaaTGTCTCTAACGACTGGAGCTTTGCAAGAGCTAAAATCTTTGTTGCTTTCGCTTGTCATGCTTGGCGAGGTTGAAACCGCAAGGAAGCTGCAGAGGGCTGTGGAAAACCTTCAACTGTCTCATATGGCAGCAGTCAAACTAACTGAAGATACAATATCCAGTGATATCATAGATGAGCGCACACAGACTTTGGATCATTACACACAAACTATCAGAAGTGAAGTCCAGAACTCCGAGGCTTTCTTCTGGCGGTGTAAGGTATTTCATTCCCCGTAA